GCTTGAAGTTAAAACATTAAAAAAAATACATAAAATATTGACAAAAGAACAAAGAAAAAAATTTTCACATTATCTACAGGAGTGGAAAGTTGAATAAAAAAATTTTATTAATTGAAGATGATATTCAAATGCAGAGTTTAATAGTAGAATACTTAAAAGATTATAATTTTGATTGTACTGCTATTTCTCATCCTAAAAAAGCTTTAAAATTATTAGAATCTAAAAAATTCAATCTAATCATACTAGATTTAATGTTGCCCGAGATGGATGGGTTTGACTTATTTAAACAAATCCAAAAAATTTCTAATATTCCTATAATTATCTCTTCTGCAAGAGCAGATATAGGAAATAAAATACATGGTTTTGAGCTTGGTGCTAATGACTATTTAGCAAAGCCTTATGAACCAAGAGAGCTTGTTTTAAGAATTGAAAACATTTTAAAAAAAAGTTTAAATGAAAAACATTTCATTTCTGATTTTATTATTGATAAAATCAATAAAGAGGTTTTCTTAGAAGAGTATCCTATTGATTTAACAAAAATAGAGTATGAAATATTTCTTTTTTTATGTGAGAATATAAATAAAGTTTCTTCAAGAGAACAAATAGTTAATGCAACTTCTTTAAATATTAATACTAAAAATAGAACTATTGATATGCATATTTCAAATATTAGACAAAAAATTGGTGATGATTCAAAATTCCCTATATATATAAAATCTATATGGGGTATTGGATATAAGTTTGTAGGTTAATATGTCTATTTTAAAAAAAATCTCTATATTATTTCTTATAAGTTTAACACTTATGATAATTATTGGTATTTGGACTGATAATATAAACTCAAAAAGAATAGATAAATTAATAAAAGAAAAATATGTAAAAGTTGCAAATAATATATTAGAAAATTATGATAACAAGGCAAAAATTGATAAAATTTTAAAAAATCATAATCTTAAAAAAATAAAAGAAAAACCCAAAAACACTCAAACTCTTTATTTCAAAGAGTTTACTTTTGGTCATATTTTAATTGCAAAAAAAAGTTTTGAAGATGAATTTATAGTAGAAATAAACTATTTAGATGAAAAATATTTATTAAAGACTCAAGATGAAGATAATTTAAAAGATAAAATGATTTTAAATGGATTGGTTTTTTTAGATATATTTGTATTAGTATTGATTTTTTTATATCTAATCAAGTTATTAATGCCTTTAAAAAATATAAGTTTAGAAATAAGTAAATTTGCAAATGGAGATTTAACTAGAAGATTAAATGTAAAATCAAAAGATGAAATTGGTCAATTAAGTATTGCATTTAATAAAATGGCCTCAACTCTTGAAGAACTTATTAAAACAAGACAAGAACTTTTAAAAGATATTGGGCATGAGTTAAGAACTCCTATAGCAAAAGGAAAGTTTGCAATCGAAAAAATTGAAGATTTTTCTAAAAAGGAGCTTTTAAAAACAATTTTTAATGATTTAGAACTACTTACAAATGAATTAATAGAGTTAGAAAAGCTAAACTCTAAAGAGTTAGAACATTCAACTTTTGATATTGAAACTTTGATTATACAAGCTTTGAATAAACTTTATATAGAGAATGAAAATCTAAT
The window above is part of the Malaciobacter marinus genome. Proteins encoded here:
- a CDS encoding response regulator transcription factor, encoding MNKKILLIEDDIQMQSLIVEYLKDYNFDCTAISHPKKALKLLESKKFNLIILDLMLPEMDGFDLFKQIQKISNIPIIISSARADIGNKIHGFELGANDYLAKPYEPRELVLRIENILKKSLNEKHFISDFIIDKINKEVFLEEYPIDLTKIEYEIFLFLCENINKVSSREQIVNATSLNINTKNRTIDMHISNIRQKIGDDSKFPIYIKSIWGIGYKFVG
- a CDS encoding ArsS family sensor histidine kinase encodes the protein MSILKKISILFLISLTLMIIIGIWTDNINSKRIDKLIKEKYVKVANNILENYDNKAKIDKILKNHNLKKIKEKPKNTQTLYFKEFTFGHILIAKKSFEDEFIVEINYLDEKYLLKTQDEDNLKDKMILNGLVFLDIFVLVLIFLYLIKLLMPLKNISLEISKFANGDLTRRLNVKSKDEIGQLSIAFNKMASTLEELIKTRQELLKDIGHELRTPIAKGKFAIEKIEDFSKKELLKTIFNDLELLTNELIELEKLNSKELEHSTFDIETLIIQALNKLYIENENLISIDIQENFLIEGDLYYLSMALKNLIDNALKYAISYPIEIKVINKEIHIINNAKQLTKNLEYYFKPFTQELSQRDGFGLGLSIVQKILKKHNFKISYKYKNEKVNFIISLSS